CGCCAACCGCGAAGCCAGCACACGGCCGATGAAGCCGCTTGCACCGGTGACCAGAGTGTTCATGCGCACCTTCCGGCGCGTGAGGTCGCCTTGATCCGGTTCACCTCCAACTGGGATGGCCCGGCCTGCTTCTCTGAAATCAGGAAGCCCACCGTGGTGACTTTCGCCAGGTCGAGCGGCGGTTGGCCACGAAAAACATCCACACCAGGGGTCGCACTGAAGCGGTTTGAGGAAACGCCACCCAACACGCCGTCGTTGACGATTTGCCGGGCGGGATGATGGGTCGCGGTCTGGAACTCGAAGAGGATTGTTTCGGCGTCGTCAGCTTTCATGGTGATGGCAAGGCACGCCCACGCAAACGCGGCGTTGCGCCGCAATCGGGGGGCAGTCGGAAGTCATCTGCAGTTCAGAACATCAGGAATTCAATCGCCACAGCGTGAAGTTCAGCACGGCGGCAAAACTCACCCACGCCAGGTAGGGCACGAGCAGCCACGCAGCAACACGGCTCACCGGACGGAACGCGAGCAACGTCGCGCCGATGGTCAGCCAGAGAAGCACGATTTCCGCGAAGGCCACCCCCGGCCAATGCAGACCAAAGAACAGCGGCGTCCAGGCGGCGTTGAGCGCGAGTTGTGCGAGGAACAGCGTCAGTGGCCGGCGTTGGGCGGTGAAGCCGCCCTGCCGCCACACCCGCCAGGCTGCCACCGCCATCATCGTGTAGAGCGCTGTCCACACCGGGCCAAAAATCCAGCCGGGCGGATTCCATGCTGGCTTTTTGATCGAAGCATACCACTCCCCCGGCATAAAGAACGCGCCGAGGGATGAGGCGCTGAAACACAGCATCAGCCAGACCGCCAAGGCGAGAACCGCCTTCGATCTCAAGGGAGAAGTTGTCCCCGCTTCGGCACGTTTCAGGCTGGCCGCCGCGCTGGAGGAAGGATTCATGATTCAGCGGTCCAGGGATGATTTGTGAAACCCAATGAAATCTCAAGCGGCGCCGGCTTTTCGCAAGCGCGGAAAAAACATGCCGCTGCGCCGGAAATAATCTCGATAGGCCTCACCGAAGGCCGCTTCCGCTTCGGCTTCCTCGGCTCGGGCGAGCCGATAATAGATCCAGAGCAGCACCGGCAACATCAGCAGCGTGGGCAGGGTGGGCCAGTTCAATACGCTGCCCAGCAGGAAGAGAAAGAAGCCGGTATATTGCGGATGACGCACGAAGCGATACAGCCCGCTCGTCACCAGGAAGCCATGCCCGCGATGAATCTGTCTCCAGCCCACGAGCGCCAGCGCAGCACCGCAAAGAATGAGCAACTGACCTCCAACATCGAACACGATGGCTCCGGTGTCGCCCCAGCCCAGCAGAAAAGCCCAGGCGTGACCGTGAAAATGATCCTGCGCGAATTCCGTGCGCCCGGTCAGCCACGCCACCAGATACATCGTCAATGGCAGGCCATACATTTCGGCGTAGAGTGCGATGATGAAGGCTTGGGCCACGCCTGCGGAGCGCCATTCGGATCTTCGCCGCGGGCGGAGAATGCCGTAGAGAAAGACGGTCAGGATCAGAATGTAAGCCGCCACGAGCGGCCATTGATGATAATCTACGCGGAACATGTTTCGTTTCACTTCCAAGTAACACGGGAAGCCCCCACCGAGTCAATCGGTTGAAATCACTCGCCGTGAATGGAGTCGCCATGTCGATTCATGAGAAACGGCTCACCAGCCATACTGATCGAAGTAATCCGGAGCGATACGCTGGGCCGGCGAATCGTCGCCGAGCGAAAACGAGAATCGGATGGGCGCCTCCGTTGGTTTTGGAAATCCGCGATCAAATGGGGCAGCGTCCGCCGTGCCCTGATCGATCGTCCTGAGGATCTCAGCCTGCACCCGTTTACCACCCGCGGCTTCCTCCTGTTCAGCGAGCGACTCCGCGGGGGCTTTCTTACGAACTCGACGGGAAACGATTTCGCGGAACCACAAACTCTGATTGAATCTCGCGCATGAGCGCTTCGGAGCAAAAGGTGCTGATCGTGGGCGGCGGACTGGCGGGTCTGGCTTGTGCCCTCCGCCTGCATGAAGCCGGCGCCCGTCCCGTCCTTTTCGAGGGAAGCGACGGCGTCGGCGGACGGGTGAGAACTGATGCGTTGGACGGATTTTTACTGGACCGCGGGTTCCAGGTGTTTCTCGACGCTTACCCGGAAGCGGGCGGTCTCCTCGACAAGGATAAGCTTGATCTGCGGGCCTTCAGACCGGGTGCGCTGATCTACCGGACTTCCGGCATGCTTCGGATGATGGATGTCTTTCGCGAACCCCGTCACCTCCTTGAATCCGCGCTGGCGCCGGTGGGTTCGATTGCGGACAAACTCCGAGTGGCCAGACTGAGGTGGCGCTTGATTCGGCTCACCATCGGAGAAATCGCCCGGCACGAAGACATGACCACGGAGAGTTATCTCCGGCGCGCCGGATTCTCATCATCCCTGATCGATGGATTCTTCCGTTCTTTTTACGGGGGCATTTTCCTCGAACGAGAACTCCAGACCTCAAGCCGGATGTTTGAATTCACCTTCAAGATGTTCTCGCAGGGAAGCGCCACTCTGCCATCAAGAGGGATGGGAGAAATTCCCCGCCAACTGGCTTCCCGGCTCTCTCCGGGCACGATCCGACTCGGCGCACGGGTCACGCAAGTCCAGCCGGGAAGCATCACCCTTGAGTCCGGCGAGCAAGTCCATGGCGATGCGGTGGTCGTGGCCACGGATGCGACGACCGCGGCGGGATGGGTCCCTAGCGGAGGGGTGGCCGAACCGGTTTGGCGGTCCGTGACCTGCCTGTATTTCGCCGCCGCTCGATCGCCGCTGCGCGAGTCGATCATCGCCCTCAATGGCACCGGCTGCGGCCTAGTGAACAATGTCTGCGTCCCCTCCGATCTCGCGCCGGACTATGCGCCGCCCGGGCGGGCGCTCGTCTCGGTGAGCGTTCTGGGAACGGTGGATTCAACCGACCTGGAAGCGCGGGTTTTGGCCGAGCTTGAGGCGTGGTTCGGCGGCGCGGTTCGCGAATGGCGTCATCTCCGCACCTATCGGATCGAGCGTGCGCTTCCCCGGCAGGCGCCCGGCACCGGATTCACCGGGCCGGGTTTTCGCCAGGAAGTCGGCGTTTACCTCTGCGGCGATCATCTTTGGAGCGCATCCATCGAAGGCGCGATCAGCTCGGGTCTGAGGACTGCGGATGCTCTCTTGAAGTCATCATGAAACCCCCAATGCCCTCGATCTTCCACGCCAGCACCCCGCTTCGCGCCAGCGTGGAGACCATGTTCAGATTTCACAGCGATCCGGGCAACCTGACGGAAGTCATGCCCCCAACGCTGAAGCTGGTGAGCCTGAAAACGGATGGCCCGGCCCTGGAGGGGCGCCTGATCGAACTTCACTGCCGCGATTGGTGGGTGATCCCGATGCACTGGACCTGTCGGTGGAAAACCGTGCAAGCACCCGATCTGCTGGTGGATGAGATCGTGGAAGGTCCCTTCACCTTGTTCGTTCACGAGCACCGCTTCGAGAGAAGAGGACCCGACGAATGCGTCATGCATGACAAAGTCACCTATCAATGGGGCCGCGCCTGGTGGGGCCGCCTCGTTTCCGAGACCGGCGTGAGATTCTATCTGACGTTGCTTTTCAAATACCGCCATTACCGCACCCGGAAATGGGCGATGACGGCGTGACGTCGGCGGTCTCAGCCTGCCGGCGCAACTTGCGTGGCCCATCCGGCGGCGCTTAAGAGTCGCCCGCCTCGATGCACTCGAAAAGCTGCCGACTCGTCTCGCGCGGGGGCGGTCCATGCGGCTTGGAATCGCGAGCCTTAGCCCGGATAGTTCATCCTGAGCTTGAATCCGCGACAGTGTGCCGCGTGAGGGCACGCGGCCTACAAT
This DNA window, taken from Verrucomicrobiota bacterium, encodes the following:
- a CDS encoding tryptophan-rich sensory protein; translated protein: MLCFSASSLGAFFMPGEWYASIKKPAWNPPGWIFGPVWTALYTMMAVAAWRVWRQGGFTAQRRPLTLFLAQLALNAAWTPLFFGLHWPGVAFAEIVLLWLTIGATLLAFRPVSRVAAWLLVPYLAWVSFAAVLNFTLWRLNS
- a CDS encoding isoprenylcysteine carboxyl methyltransferase; translation: MFRVDYHQWPLVAAYILILTVFLYGILRPRRRSEWRSAGVAQAFIIALYAEMYGLPLTMYLVAWLTGRTEFAQDHFHGHAWAFLLGWGDTGAIVFDVGGQLLILCGAALALVGWRQIHRGHGFLVTSGLYRFVRHPQYTGFFLFLLGSVLNWPTLPTLLMLPVLLWIYYRLARAEEAEAEAAFGEAYRDYFRRSGMFFPRLRKAGAA
- a CDS encoding FAD-dependent oxidoreductase, which codes for MSASEQKVLIVGGGLAGLACALRLHEAGARPVLFEGSDGVGGRVRTDALDGFLLDRGFQVFLDAYPEAGGLLDKDKLDLRAFRPGALIYRTSGMLRMMDVFREPRHLLESALAPVGSIADKLRVARLRWRLIRLTIGEIARHEDMTTESYLRRAGFSSSLIDGFFRSFYGGIFLERELQTSSRMFEFTFKMFSQGSATLPSRGMGEIPRQLASRLSPGTIRLGARVTQVQPGSITLESGEQVHGDAVVVATDATTAAGWVPSGGVAEPVWRSVTCLYFAAARSPLRESIIALNGTGCGLVNNVCVPSDLAPDYAPPGRALVSVSVLGTVDSTDLEARVLAELEAWFGGAVREWRHLRTYRIERALPRQAPGTGFTGPGFRQEVGVYLCGDHLWSASIEGAISSGLRTADALLKSS